A stretch of the Corylus avellana chromosome ca6, CavTom2PMs-1.0 genome encodes the following:
- the LOC132183852 gene encoding putative disease resistance RPP13-like protein 1 translates to MPVVELFIGAFLQVLLDRMASQELLNFARREGLGKKLDKWRKTLPLIQNVLNDAEEKKHTNEGVKQWVDDLRDLAYDLEDILDDFATEALVRKLRGENKVRNLMPACCTGLTPRALKIKIRLESKITEITDQFNDLMMKRSELRLVETVEGWSSGKTRTLAPTSVMNESRVYGRDKDKEALLKLLRSEKCMDAQVSVIPILGMGGIGKTTLAQFLFNDEEVQKNFDLKAWAYVSEDFDVVKVTKTILKNVDPESCNDNDDLNLLQLKLKEKLEGKKFLVVLDDLWNEKYNDWTILHAPFQAGAPGSKIIITTRSKRVSSMAGTVPAHNLQLLSNDFCLSLFTQHALEAIDFSAHPNLQDIGEEIVIKMCKGLPLVAKILGGLLRGKRDRDEWENILKRNILNIPEVKNEIIAGLMLSYNDLPSHIKRCFAYCSILPKGYEFEEEELVLLWMAEGLIQEREGDKQMKSLGSEYFQYLLSRSLFQKSRDTSRFMMHDLINDFAKLVAGDTCFRMEDQIGGSNGRRLPKKARHSSYMRGKYDSTKKFEDFFELTCLRTFLPLMLPSPGSPEQSYLTYNIPFQLFSKLRCLRVFSLNGYHIQELPDSIGDLKHLRYLNLSYTGIRSLPESTTTLCNLQTLILEGCSYLKELPSKLGNLVNLHHLNILNANKLEGMPPQIGKLTCLQTLSNLIVEKGNCFALKELGSLLHLQGTLIISRLENAIELGDASNAKLIEKLNLTELFLEWSVNVDDSQDRTSELEVLNMLHPNEDLKKFTIKCYGGSKFPTWLTCNSFHMVLLRIENCKKCTSLPPVGQLPSLKHLFIEGMTSVKNVGAEFSGGSCSQPFKSLETLCFKDMEEWESWSPNGEFPNLVELSIKNCPKLLGKLPNPLPLLKKVLVEECERLVVSISSFPELCELQIEGSTGVVCKSKVDFNSLNSKSLSKISEFTCPIEGFIFDVKDLAIENCEELRSLWSNDVGLLQTLSCLHALRVIECPKLIALVADEGNEQPQPNLPSTCNGMEYLPKAMVYNNKCLERIYIRGCDSLTHIAIGQLPPTLKWLIINDCKNMLILLYEDDTNSCSSNTSLLQRLSIQDCPSLKSLTSSGELHATLKLLRIKNCPKLESIAKSFHDNSSLEVIAIWSCDNLKSLPMGLDTLTRLILIDIQKCSALVSFPDEGLLPVNLEALLIFDCEKMQALPNCIHNITSLHDLDIWQCPMVSFPEEGFPTNLTSLQIWDCNITESLLNWGLHKLSSLRHLEIRGGCPHLESFPEMMLPASLTSLYIRDIPNLKYLPSNGFRYVSSLKTLRIGWCKKLKSFPEDGLPPSLLHLSIICCNNFTSFPKDGLPPSLHRLDIANCPRLKKRCKKVHGRERLKIAHIPCIQINGKSIYDPEENHPLDQDKLHALFWSEWKPFRINP, encoded by the coding sequence ATGCCAGTTGTAGAGCTTTTCATTGGTGCGTTCCTCCAAGTGCTGCTTGACCGAATGGCGTCTCAGGAGTTGCTGAACTTTGCACGCCGAGAAGGACTTGGAAAAAAGCTGGACAAATGGAGGAAAACGTTGCCACTAATTCAGAATGTGCTTAATGATGCAGAGGAGAAGAAGCATACTAACGAGGGGGTGAAACAGTGGGTGGATGATCTTAGAGACTTGGCTTACGATTTAGAAGACATTCTTGATGATTTTGCCACGGAAGCTTTGGTACGCAAATTGAGGGGAGAAAATAAGGTACGCAATCTCATGCCTGCTTGTTGTACTGGTTTGACTCCACGTGCTCTTAAGATCAAAATTAGGCTGGAGTCTAAGATTACTGAAATTACCGATCAATTCAACGATCTCATGATGAAAAGAAGTGAATTGAGATTGGTAGAAACTGTTGAGGGGTGGTCATCTGGGAAAACTAGGACACTGGCGCCAACATCTGTCATGAATGAATCTCGTGTTTATGGGAGGGACAAAGATAAAGAGGCTTTACTTAAATTGTTGCGGAGTGAAAAATGTATGGATGCTCAAGTCTCTGTGATTCCTATACTTGGTATGGGGGGTATAGGAAAGACAACTCTAGCCcaatttttattcaatgatGAAGAAgtgcaaaaaaattttgatcTAAAAGCTTGGGCTTACGTTTCTGAAGATTTTGATGTTGTTAAAGtcacaaaaacaattttgaaaaatgtcgACCCTGAAAGTTGCAATGACAATGATGATCTGAATTTGTTGCAACTCAAACTAAAGGAGAAATTGGAAGGTAAGAAGTTTCTAGTAGTTCTGGATGATCTTTGGAATGAGAAATACAATGATTGGACTATCTTACATGCTCCTTTTCAAGCAGGGGCTCCAGGAAGTAAAATTATCATCACAACTCGAAGTAAGAGAGTTTCATCAATGGCGGGTACTGTTCCAGCTCACAATTTGCAACTGTTATcaaatgatttttgtttgtcGTTATTTACCCAACACGCATTGGAGGCAATCGATTTCAGTGCACATCCAAACCTTCAAGATATCGGTGAGGAAATCGTAATTAAAATGTGTAAAGGATTGCCTTTAGTGGCAAAAATCCTCGGAGGCCTCCTACGCGGTAAACGAGACCGTGATGAATGGGAAAATATATTGAAGAGAAACATATTGAATATACCAGaagtgaaaaatgaaattattgcAGGTCTTATGCTGAGCTACAATGATCTCCCTTCACATATAAAGCGGTGCTTTGCATATTGTTCAATACTTCCTAAGGGCTATGAATTTGAGGAGGAGGAGCTTGTTCTGTTGTGGATGGCAGAAGGTCTAATTCAAGAAAGAGAAGGGGATAAGCAAATGAAATCTTTGGGTAGCGAGTATTTTCAATATTTGTTGTCAAGGTCCCTTTTTCAAAAATCAAGGGATACATCGCGATTTATGATGCATGATCTTATCAACGATTTCGCTAAATTGGTTGCGGGAGATACATGCTTTAGAATGGAGGATCAAATTGGGGGTAGTAATGGAAGGAGACTTCCTAAAAAGGCTCGCCACTCTTCTTACATGCGTGGCAAATATGACAGTACTAAAAAGTTTGAGGATTTTTTTGAACTCACATGTCTACGTACCTTTCTGCCTCTTATGCTTCCAAGTCCTGGAAGTCCTGAGCAATCGTATTTGACTTATAATATCCCTTTTCAATTGTTTTCGAAATTACGATGTTTGAGGGTGTTCTCTTTGAATGGATATCACATACAAGAGCTACCAGATTCAATTGGTGATTTGAAACATCTACGGTACCTTAACCTTTCATATACTGGAATTAGAAGTCTGCCTGAATCAACAACCACTCTCTGTAACTTACAAACACTGATATTGGAGGGATGCTCTTATCTAAAGGAATTGCCTTCAAAGTTAGGGAACCTGGTCAACTTGCACCACCTCAACATTCTCAATGCAAATAAGTTGGAAGGAATGCCTCCTCAAATAGGTAAATTAACTTGTCTACAAACATTGTCTAATCTAATTGTGGAAAAAGGCAATTGCTTTGCATTAAAAGAGCTAGGTTCTTTGTTGCATCTACAAGGGACGCTCATCATCTCACGATTGGAAAACGCCATTGAACTTGGGGATGCAAGTAATGCTAAGTTAATTGAAAAGCTCAATCTTACTGAGTTGTTCCTGGAATGGAGTGTCAATGTGGATGATTCACAAGACAGAACAAGTGAGTTAGAGGTACTTAACATGCTACATCCAAACGAGGATTTGAAAAAGTTCACTATCAAGTGCTATGGTGGTTCCAAATTTCCGACTTGGTTAACATGTAATTCTTTTCATATGGTGCTCCTAAGGATTGAAAACTGTAAAAAGTGCACATCATTGCCACCGGTCGGCCAACTACCATCGCTCAAACACCTTTTCATCGAGGGCATGACTAGTGTGAAGAATGTAGGTGCTGAGTTTTCTGGCGGTAGTTGCTCACAACCTTTCAAATCCTTGGAAACTTTGTGTTTTAAGGATATGGAAGAATGGGAAAGCTGGAGCCCTAATGGAGAGTTCCCAAACCTGGTAGAGCtttctattaaaaattgtcCTAAGCTATTGGGGAAGTTACCTAACCCCCTTCCTTTATTAAAAAAGGTTTTGGTAGAAGAATGTGAAAGATTGGTGGTTTCAATTTCAAGCTTTCCTGAACTCTGCGAACTACAAATTGAGGGATCGACAGGGGTTGTGTGCAAAAGTAAGGTGGACTTCAACTCACTAAACTCCAAGTCTCtttcaaaaatttcagaatTCACATGTCCAATAGAAGGGTTCATTTTTGATGTAAAAGATTTAGCGATTGAAAATTGTGAAGAACTAAGGTCTCTGTGGTCAAATGATGTGGGATTACTACAAACCCTCTCCTGTCTTCATGCTTTGCGGGTTATTGAATGTCCAAAACTAATTGCTTTGGTGGCAGATGAAGGAAATGAGCAGCCACAACCGAATTTGCCATCCACATGCAATGGCATGGAATATTTACCCAAGGCAATGGTGTACAACAACAAATGTCTTGAGCGTATTTATATTCGTGGATGTGATTCACTAACGCACATTGCAATAGGCCAGCTACCTCCAACTCTAAAGTGGCTAATTATAAATGATTGCAAGAATATGTTGATTTTGCTGTACGAGGATGATACCAACAGTTGCAGTAGCAACACATCTCTTCTTCAGCGCTTGAGCATTCAGGATTGTCCATCCCTCAAATCCTTAACATCAAGCGGAGAATTACATGCAACACTTAAACTCCTCCGCATTAAAAATTGTCCAAAGCTGGAGTCAATAGCAAAGAGCTTCCATGACAACTCGTCTCTTGAGGTGATTGCCATTTGGAGTTGTGATAACCTTAAATCTTTACCCATGGGCTTGGACACCCTCACCCGTCTAATTCTAATTGATATCCAAAAATGTTCAGCCCTTGTTTCCTTCCCAGACGAAGGGTTGCTCCCTGTCAACCTTGAAGCACTGTTGATTTTCGATTGTGAGAAAATGCAGGCCCTACCCAACTGCATACACAACATCACCTCTCTTCACGACTTGGATATTTGGCAATGTCCAATGGTATCATTTCCAGAAGAAGGTTTTCCCACCAACCTCACAAGTCTTCAAATCTGGGATTGCAACATCACTGAGTCCTTGCTTAACTGGGGCTTGCACAAGCTCTCGTCACTTAGACATCTTGAAATTAGAGGTGGATGTCCGCATTTGGAGTCCTTTCCAGAAATGATGCTGCCTGCGTCTCTAACCAGCCTCTACATCAGAGACATCCCGAATTTGAAATACTTACCTTCAAATGGCTTTCGATACGTCTCCTCTCTTAAAACATTGAGAATTGGTTGGTGCAAAAAGCTGAAGTCCTTTCCAGAAGATGGTCTGCCTCCCTCACTCTTGCATCTTTCCATCATATGCTGTAACAACTTTACGTCCTTTCCAAAGGATGGCCTGCCTCCTTCACTCCATCGACTTGATATTGCAAACTGTCCCCGGTTAAAAAAACGCTGCAAGAAAGTTCACGGACGAGAGCGGTTAAAGATAGCCCACATCCCGTGCATTCAAATTAATGGTAAGTCCATCTATGACCCAGAGGAGAATCATCCCCTGGATCAAGACAAACTACATGCTTTGTTTTGGTCGGAATGGAAGCCTTTCCGTATAAATCCATAG